A section of the Petrimonas sulfuriphila genome encodes:
- a CDS encoding MFS transporter, whose protein sequence is MFKNHPKGLLVAFFSNMGERFGFYTMMAILVLFLQAKYGLNESIAGEIYSWFYFGIYALALIGGIIADSTRKYKTVILFGIIIMFAGYVMLAIPGNPLALSIIALGVIALGNGLFKGNLQAVVGQMYDNPQYASVRDTGYMIFYMGINIGALFAPHVANGIRNWYLSTQGFAHDGSLPALAHAFKNGTLENTASFQALADKVSGHVVTDLGTFATQYLEVFAKGYNYAFGIAAVAMIISLLVYVIFNKKLPQVEKAKAKVEEGQTLKSTTSAYIIAATIFVIVTVIFHFVFNNLGLGLAIGLFLGFVAIMFQLSTKEEKPKVNALLLVFLVVIFFWMSFHQNGLTLTFFARDYTVKNVGPFTNIFFNIYSLLSFAAGVAGLVLLFNKNKKNRLYGLILAVLGGIITFFLYKKFAPANPIGPEIFQSFNPVYIVALTFPVMGVFTWLRNRNMEPSTPRKIGIGMIIAALGFTVMLIASLGLVSPHELLFEEGGVTKINSIPDSSRVSAYWLIGTYLVLTIAELFLSPMGLSFVSKVAPPRFQGMMQAGWLLATAVGNKLLSIGSDLWGKLDLWQLWAVFILCCLASAVFIFSIMKRLEKATN, encoded by the coding sequence ATGTTCAAAAATCATCCTAAAGGTTTACTCGTTGCATTTTTCTCCAACATGGGTGAACGCTTCGGTTTTTACACCATGATGGCCATTTTGGTACTTTTTCTCCAGGCTAAATATGGGTTAAACGAATCAATCGCCGGAGAAATTTACAGTTGGTTTTATTTTGGTATTTATGCACTGGCATTAATCGGTGGTATTATTGCCGATTCTACCCGAAAATACAAAACCGTAATTCTGTTTGGTATCATTATCATGTTTGCCGGATACGTTATGTTGGCGATTCCGGGCAATCCTTTAGCCTTATCAATCATTGCACTGGGAGTTATCGCATTGGGTAACGGTCTTTTCAAAGGCAACCTACAAGCTGTAGTTGGTCAAATGTATGACAATCCGCAATACGCTAGCGTAAGGGATACGGGTTATATGATTTTCTACATGGGAATCAATATAGGAGCCTTGTTTGCGCCTCACGTAGCCAATGGAATCCGTAACTGGTATCTAAGTACTCAAGGGTTTGCCCACGACGGAAGTTTACCCGCACTCGCTCACGCTTTTAAAAACGGAACCCTAGAAAATACTGCAAGTTTTCAGGCTCTTGCTGATAAAGTAAGTGGACATGTTGTAACAGACTTAGGCACGTTTGCAACACAATACCTGGAGGTATTTGCAAAAGGATATAATTATGCTTTTGGAATTGCAGCCGTGGCAATGATTATATCCTTGCTGGTTTATGTAATTTTTAACAAGAAGTTACCGCAGGTTGAAAAAGCTAAAGCTAAAGTAGAAGAAGGGCAAACATTGAAATCAACCACTTCGGCTTATATTATAGCAGCAACAATTTTTGTTATTGTCACGGTTATATTCCATTTCGTTTTTAATAACCTGGGGCTTGGGTTAGCTATCGGATTATTTTTAGGCTTTGTAGCCATTATGTTCCAATTGTCAACGAAAGAAGAAAAGCCAAAGGTAAATGCTCTTTTACTCGTATTTTTAGTCGTTATTTTCTTTTGGATGTCGTTTCATCAGAACGGATTAACATTAACATTTTTCGCCCGTGATTACACCGTTAAAAATGTAGGACCTTTCACAAATATCTTCTTTAATATTTACTCATTATTGTCATTTGCCGCAGGTGTAGCCGGATTGGTGCTCCTTTTCAACAAAAACAAAAAAAACAGACTCTATGGCCTCATTCTAGCTGTTTTAGGAGGCATTATTACATTCTTCCTCTATAAGAAATTTGCCCCCGCCAACCCAATCGGCCCTGAAATTTTCCAATCGTTCAATCCCGTCTATATCGTCGCATTAACATTTCCTGTAATGGGTGTGTTTACTTGGCTGCGTAATCGAAACATGGAACCTTCCACTCCCAGAAAAATTGGTATAGGCATGATTATTGCGGCATTGGGCTTTACGGTGATGCTGATCGCTTCACTGGGGTTAGTATCTCCGCACGAATTATTGTTCGAGGAAGGAGGAGTAACCAAAATAAATTCCATACCCGATTCTTCGAGAGTTTCGGCATACTGGCTGATCGGCACCTACTTGGTTCTGACCATTGCGGAGCTGTTCCTTAGTCCCATGGGACTTTCATTCGTATCCAAAGTTGCTCCTCCCAGATTTCAAGGGATGATGCAAGCTGGATGGTTACTGGCTACAGCTGTAGGGAATAAGCTTCTTTCCATCGGAAGTGATTTATGGGGTAAATTAGACCTGTGGCAGTTGTGGGCTGTTTTCATTTTATGTTGCCTGGCCTCGGCCGTATTCATCTTTTCCATTATGAAAAGGCTTGAAAAAGCAACCAATTAA
- a CDS encoding prephenate dehydratase has protein sequence MKKVAIQGGLGAYHDIAARNYFGEEIEIVPCLTFKEIFLKAQKDEHLIGIMAIENTIAGGLLLNHDLLKLNDMKIAGEHKLRISHTLSALPGQRLQDIREIVSHPMALMQCSDFIESLPQVKVVEHEDTALAAREIMEGNTPGIAAICSKLAAEVYHLEVIREGIETNKRNFTRFLVLAHEEMVPEIRKSSDIDKASLVFVLPHSEGSLSRVLSVLSFYDINLTRIQSLPIIGREWEYQFYIDLTFSNFERYRQSIKAILPLVGNLKVLGEYVEDKHIVAD, from the coding sequence ATGAAAAAAGTTGCCATACAGGGCGGATTAGGCGCCTACCACGACATTGCTGCCCGCAATTACTTCGGGGAGGAGATAGAGATTGTTCCTTGCCTTACGTTTAAAGAGATTTTTTTAAAAGCTCAAAAAGATGAACATCTAATTGGAATTATGGCGATCGAGAACACGATTGCCGGGGGGCTGTTGCTCAATCACGACCTGCTTAAGCTCAACGACATGAAGATTGCGGGGGAGCATAAATTGCGTATCTCCCATACGTTATCGGCGTTGCCCGGACAACGCTTGCAAGACATAAGGGAAATTGTTTCGCACCCGATGGCACTGATGCAATGTTCCGATTTTATCGAAAGCCTGCCCCAGGTGAAGGTCGTTGAGCACGAGGATACTGCTTTGGCTGCCCGGGAAATAATGGAAGGAAACACCCCGGGGATAGCGGCCATTTGCAGCAAGCTTGCCGCCGAGGTATATCACCTGGAAGTTATAAGGGAAGGAATAGAAACCAACAAACGTAACTTTACCCGGTTTCTGGTATTGGCTCACGAAGAAATGGTTCCGGAAATCCGGAAGTCATCCGATATAGACAAGGCTTCGCTTGTTTTCGTTCTGCCACACAGTGAAGGGAGCCTTTCCCGGGTGTTGTCGGTGCTCTCGTTCTACGACATCAACCTTACGCGGATTCAGTCGCTGCCGATTATCGGTCGGGAGTGGGAATATCAGTTTTACATCGACCTGACTTTTTCCAATTTCGAACGGTACCGTCAGTCTATCAAGGCCATACTGCCTTTGGTGGGAAACCTCAAGGTGCTGGGTGAGTATGTCGAAGACAAACACATTGTTGCCGACTGA
- a CDS encoding aminotransferase class I/II-fold pyridoxal phosphate-dependent enzyme translates to MDKVLNIEPAGHIKRISEYYFSVKLAEVAKMNAEGKNIISLGVGAPDKMPSQETIETLCDTACRPDVHAYQPYSGVPELRKAYAGWYKKFYNVDLSTDEVLPLIGSKEGILHVSMTFLNFGDSVLVPNPGYPTYRSVSELLRANVIEYDLLEKNEWLPDFDALEKLDLTRVKLMWVNYPNMPTGKNASLALFEKLVAFGKKHGIVICHDNPYSFILNDRPMSILSVQGAKDICIELNSLSKSHNMSGWRMGLLASNPEFVRWVLKAKSNIDSGQFKPMQLATVAALQNTREWHDEMNRIYAERRLWAEKIMDLLNCKYDKSQVGLFVWGKLPESVVSSKDFIDDILYNARVFITPGVIFGSNGEGYIRISLGASVEKMEEAYNRILTYNT, encoded by the coding sequence ATGGATAAAGTACTTAACATAGAACCTGCCGGGCACATAAAACGCATTTCGGAATATTACTTTTCGGTGAAGCTTGCCGAAGTTGCCAAAATGAATGCGGAAGGCAAAAACATCATCAGCCTGGGGGTGGGAGCACCCGATAAAATGCCGTCGCAGGAAACGATTGAAACTTTGTGTGATACGGCATGTCGCCCCGATGTACATGCTTATCAGCCCTACTCCGGGGTACCGGAATTGAGAAAGGCTTATGCCGGATGGTATAAGAAGTTTTACAACGTCGACTTGTCGACGGACGAAGTATTGCCGCTTATCGGCTCAAAAGAAGGAATTTTACACGTTTCGATGACATTTCTCAATTTCGGCGACTCGGTATTGGTTCCCAATCCGGGATACCCAACCTACAGATCGGTTTCGGAACTTCTTCGTGCGAACGTCATCGAGTACGATTTGCTGGAGAAAAATGAGTGGCTGCCCGATTTTGATGCCCTGGAAAAGCTGGACTTGACCCGGGTAAAGCTAATGTGGGTAAATTATCCCAATATGCCTACCGGTAAAAATGCATCCTTGGCGTTGTTCGAAAAACTGGTGGCCTTTGGTAAAAAACACGGTATTGTCATTTGTCATGATAATCCATACAGTTTTATCCTGAATGATCGTCCGATGAGTATCTTGTCGGTGCAGGGTGCAAAAGACATTTGCATTGAGCTTAACTCGTTGAGCAAATCACACAATATGTCGGGTTGGCGTATGGGGCTGCTGGCATCCAATCCAGAGTTCGTAAGATGGGTATTAAAAGCCAAGAGCAATATCGACAGCGGCCAGTTTAAACCCATGCAGCTGGCAACCGTCGCCGCTTTGCAGAACACCCGGGAGTGGCACGACGAGATGAACCGTATTTATGCCGAACGCCGTTTGTGGGCGGAGAAAATTATGGATCTGCTGAACTGCAAGTACGATAAAAGCCAGGTTGGCCTTTTTGTTTGGGGAAAATTGCCGGAATCTGTGGTGTCGAGCAAAGACTTTATCGATGATATCCTGTACAACGCCCGCGTTTTTATTACCCCCGGTGTAATCTTCGGAAGCAATGGCGAAGGGTATATCCGGATTTCTCTCGGCGCATCCGTTGAAAAAATGGAGGAAGCCTACAATCGAATTTTAACATACAACACATGA
- a CDS encoding bifunctional 3-deoxy-7-phosphoheptulonate synthase/chorismate mutase type II yields the protein MEFESILLPGVEDKRPIIISGPCSAETEEQVMETAKKLAEKGVKIFRAGVWKPRTKPGGFEGVGTPALKWLQQVRKETGMYVATEVATEKHVYESLKYNMDMLWIGARTTANPFAVQEIADTLRGVDIPVLIKNPVNPDLELWIGAIERLYNAGIKKIGVIHRGFSTNDKTVYRNIPQWHIPIELKRRYPNLPVICDPSHIGGKRSMIKTISQQAMDLNYYGLIIESHRNPDDAWSDSSQQISPETLAEILNELVIRDKVQSTEDLSDLRRQIDDLDNEILQLLSKRMRISREIGLYKLEHDMPVLQTGRYDHIRKDRVEQAEKMEMAGEFALKILEAIHTESVRQQFEVMERAKK from the coding sequence ATGGAATTTGAATCAATTTTATTACCCGGGGTCGAGGACAAGCGTCCGATCATTATTTCCGGCCCATGTAGCGCGGAAACAGAAGAGCAGGTCATGGAGACGGCAAAAAAACTTGCTGAAAAAGGGGTGAAGATCTTCAGGGCGGGTGTGTGGAAGCCACGCACAAAGCCCGGTGGATTTGAAGGGGTCGGTACCCCGGCATTAAAATGGCTCCAGCAGGTACGCAAAGAGACCGGTATGTATGTGGCGACCGAAGTGGCCACGGAAAAGCACGTGTATGAATCCCTGAAGTACAACATGGATATGTTGTGGATCGGTGCCCGCACTACAGCAAATCCTTTTGCCGTACAGGAAATAGCAGATACATTAAGGGGTGTGGATATCCCGGTTCTGATAAAAAATCCGGTGAATCCCGACCTGGAGCTATGGATCGGTGCCATTGAACGTTTATACAACGCAGGCATTAAGAAGATCGGGGTCATTCACCGCGGGTTCAGTACCAACGACAAGACCGTTTATCGCAACATTCCTCAATGGCACATTCCCATCGAATTGAAACGACGTTACCCTAACCTTCCCGTCATTTGTGATCCAAGCCATATCGGTGGAAAACGCTCCATGATTAAAACGATTTCCCAACAGGCCATGGACCTGAATTACTACGGGTTGATCATCGAGTCTCACCGTAACCCCGATGATGCCTGGAGCGACAGTTCCCAGCAAATCTCTCCCGAAACGCTGGCTGAAATTCTGAATGAACTGGTTATTCGCGACAAGGTGCAATCGACGGAGGATTTATCCGACCTGCGCCGGCAAATAGATGACCTGGACAATGAAATCCTGCAACTCTTATCGAAACGTATGCGCATATCCCGCGAAATAGGTCTCTACAAGCTGGAGCACGATATGCCCGTACTCCAGACCGGACGCTACGATCATATCCGCAAGGACCGCGTGGAGCAAGCCGAGAAAATGGAGATGGCGGGTGAATTTGCCTTGAAAATCCTGGAAGCTATTCACACGGAATCTGTTCGTCAGCAGTTTGAAGTAATGGAAAGAGCAAAAAAATGA
- a CDS encoding prephenate dehydrogenase translates to MKILILGAGKMGSFFADVLSFDHEVAVLDTDPQKLRFIYNTLRMTKPEEVRDFAPELVINAATLKYTVEAFHSVLPYLPQTCILSDIASVKTGLEEFYRERTRPYVSTHPMFGPTFASLSDLSTQSAIIISESSHLGKVFFRDLYRRLKLNVFEYTFREHDETIAYSLSIPFASTLVFASVMKHQDAPGTTFKKHMNIAQGLLSEDDFLLTEILFNPYTPDQLVKIREKLKELLAIIEVRDSEAMKVFLTQVRKNIE, encoded by the coding sequence ATGAAAATACTCATCTTAGGAGCCGGCAAAATGGGATCGTTCTTTGCCGATGTGCTCAGTTTCGATCACGAAGTAGCCGTATTGGATACCGATCCCCAAAAACTGCGGTTCATATACAACACGCTCCGGATGACAAAGCCGGAGGAGGTGCGGGATTTTGCCCCCGAACTGGTGATCAATGCCGCTACGCTGAAATACACCGTCGAGGCGTTTCACAGTGTGCTGCCGTATTTGCCGCAAACGTGTATCCTGAGTGATATTGCATCGGTAAAAACCGGATTGGAGGAATTTTACCGGGAACGTACCCGCCCGTATGTCTCCACTCACCCGATGTTTGGACCTACGTTTGCCAGCCTGAGCGACCTCAGCACACAAAGTGCCATTATCATATCGGAGTCGTCGCACCTGGGAAAGGTTTTTTTTCGCGATCTGTACCGCCGGCTCAAGCTAAACGTGTTTGAATACACTTTTCGGGAGCACGACGAAACCATCGCTTACTCGCTTTCCATCCCGTTTGCATCCACATTGGTGTTTGCATCGGTAATGAAGCATCAGGATGCGCCGGGAACCACGTTCAAAAAGCATATGAACATAGCACAGGGGCTGCTTTCGGAAGATGATTTTCTCCTTACGGAGATCTTGTTCAACCCTTATACTCCCGATCAATTGGTAAAAATCAGGGAGAAGCTGAAAGAACTATTGGCTATTATCGAAGTTAGGGACAGCGAAGCCATGAAGGTGTTTTTGACGCAGGTAAGAAAGAATATTGAGTAG
- a CDS encoding peptidylprolyl isomerase, translating into MKKNILSTVLLAFSLLANAQTEYPVIIIETNYGTMKAVLYDDTPNHSNHFLKLVKQGYFNGTLFHRVVREFMIQGGAQDSKNAPAGAQIGGGRTDMDIMPEFRDNHFHKKGALAAPRRGDNENPQKKSDASQFYIVHGKVYSPGRLDSMEMAVNVPIKNKIIRDHYLPHKDDLAKLKATDASAFNAMLDSVLHVVDSLYEAAPGKFFLPEELKETYSTIGGARHLDGEYTVFGEVTEGLEVIDKIAALPVDSNNRPRSDAKIVRIYVESK; encoded by the coding sequence ATGAAAAAAAATATCCTTTCCACCGTTCTGCTCGCATTTTCATTGCTCGCCAATGCTCAAACGGAATACCCGGTTATCATTATCGAAACCAATTACGGTACAATGAAAGCCGTTTTGTACGACGACACCCCCAACCACAGCAACCATTTTTTGAAATTGGTGAAGCAGGGATACTTTAACGGAACGTTGTTTCACCGGGTAGTTAGGGAATTTATGATTCAGGGAGGAGCACAGGATTCGAAGAATGCTCCTGCCGGAGCACAGATCGGCGGCGGACGTACCGATATGGATATTATGCCCGAGTTCAGGGACAATCATTTTCATAAAAAAGGAGCTCTGGCTGCTCCGAGAAGGGGAGATAACGAAAACCCGCAGAAAAAATCAGACGCCTCCCAGTTCTATATCGTGCACGGGAAGGTATATTCACCGGGACGGCTGGATTCCATGGAAATGGCGGTAAACGTGCCCATCAAAAACAAGATTATCCGCGACCATTACTTACCGCATAAAGACGACCTGGCTAAATTAAAAGCCACTGATGCCAGTGCCTTTAACGCTATGCTGGATTCGGTCCTCCACGTGGTGGATTCGTTGTATGAAGCCGCTCCCGGCAAGTTTTTTCTTCCTGAAGAACTCAAAGAAACCTATTCCACGATTGGCGGAGCACGTCATCTGGACGGTGAATACACCGTTTTTGGCGAAGTCACCGAAGGGCTGGAGGTTATTGACAAGATTGCCGCCCTGCCTGTCGACAGCAATAACCGCCCTAGATCAGATGCGAAGATTGTGAGGATTTATGTGGAGTCTAAATAG
- a CDS encoding LptF/LptG family permease, with protein MKNKLNLLRIDKYIIRKFLGTYIFMITLILSISVVFDINEKIDKFMSNSAPLKEIIFNYYINFVPYYANLFSPLFIFLAVIFFTSKMASSSEIIALLSNGVSFKRLLKPYMVSAAVIAVFSFVMGSFIIPPANKTRIDFEQKYIDPRKRKTGDRDIQFKVAEGTIVYFGNFDMESKTGYNFSIDHFDSLKLVSRLTAQSIKYDSLYHWTISNYQIRDFDGLEEKITHGTTTDTIIQIVPNDFIVAKTDQQMMTTPQLLRHVRSQKRRGLGNIQAFQIEYHSRYASIFSAFILTIIGASLSARKVKGGMGLNIGIGLALSMAYILFMTISSSFAVKGSMSPFVAAWVPNIVFIGIAFFLYKKAPN; from the coding sequence ATGAAAAACAAACTCAACCTGTTACGTATAGACAAGTATATCATCAGGAAATTCCTGGGGACATACATCTTCATGATTACGCTTATCTTGTCGATCTCGGTAGTGTTCGATATCAATGAAAAGATTGATAAGTTTATGAGCAACAGCGCTCCACTGAAAGAAATAATTTTTAATTATTACATTAATTTCGTTCCGTACTACGCCAATCTTTTCAGTCCGCTTTTTATCTTTCTGGCAGTAATCTTTTTCACCTCCAAAATGGCTTCAAGTTCAGAGATAATTGCTCTTTTATCCAATGGAGTCAGTTTTAAACGGTTGCTCAAACCCTACATGGTTTCGGCAGCCGTTATTGCTGTTTTTTCCTTCGTGATGGGCAGCTTTATTATCCCCCCCGCCAACAAAACGCGTATTGATTTTGAACAAAAATACATCGACCCGCGAAAACGGAAAACAGGTGACAGGGACATACAGTTTAAGGTAGCCGAAGGGACGATTGTCTATTTCGGTAATTTTGATATGGAGTCTAAAACGGGCTATAATTTTTCCATTGATCATTTCGACAGCCTGAAGCTGGTCTCCCGGCTGACCGCCCAATCCATCAAGTACGACTCGTTATATCACTGGACAATTAGCAATTACCAGATAAGGGATTTCGACGGGCTGGAAGAGAAAATCACCCACGGAACCACCACTGATACCATTATACAAATCGTCCCCAACGATTTTATCGTGGCCAAAACAGACCAGCAGATGATGACTACCCCGCAATTGCTCCGCCACGTCAGAAGCCAGAAGAGAAGGGGATTGGGCAACATTCAGGCGTTTCAGATAGAATACCATTCGCGCTACGCTTCTATATTTTCTGCTTTTATCCTGACCATTATCGGAGCTTCCCTCTCAGCACGGAAGGTGAAGGGGGGCATGGGGCTGAACATTGGAATCGGACTGGCTTTGAGTATGGCATATATTCTGTTCATGACCATCAGCTCTTCCTTCGCCGTAAAAGGAAGCATGAGTCCTTTTGTGGCGGCCTGGGTACCCAATATTGTTTTTATCGGCATCGCGTTCTTCCTTTATAAGAAAGCACCAAATTAG
- the tgt gene encoding tRNA guanosine(34) transglycosylase Tgt: MKFELQHTDSSSQARTGLITTDHGQIETPVFMPVGTVGSVKAVQVTELKDDIKAQIILGNTYHLYLRPGLDIMQLAGGLHKFNSWERPILTDSGGFQVFSLAENRKLTEEGAEFRSHIDGSKHFFSPEKVVDIQRIIGADIMMAFDECTPGDADYDYAKKSLELTERWLKRCMNRFNETECPYGYRQTLFPIVQGCVYPDLRRRAAENVASFEADGNAIGGLAVGEPTEKMYEMVELVNEILPKDKPRYLMGVGTPANLLEGIERGVDMFDCIMPTRNGRNGQIFTKNGILNMRNERWKKDFSPIEEAGASYVDTLYSKAYLRHLINTNEILGLQIASVHNLAFYTWLMQEARKHIIEGDFPSWKRTMVERTMQRL; encoded by the coding sequence TTGAAATTTGAACTGCAACATACCGATTCCTCCTCGCAAGCACGGACAGGATTGATTACAACAGACCACGGGCAGATTGAAACACCCGTATTTATGCCCGTAGGCACTGTGGGAAGTGTGAAGGCGGTGCAGGTAACTGAATTGAAAGACGACATCAAAGCGCAAATTATTCTGGGGAACACGTACCATCTGTACCTGCGGCCAGGATTGGATATTATGCAACTGGCCGGAGGACTGCATAAGTTCAACAGTTGGGAGAGACCCATCCTGACAGACAGCGGTGGGTTTCAGGTATTTTCGCTTGCCGAAAACCGGAAGTTGACAGAAGAGGGGGCTGAATTTCGCTCGCATATCGACGGTTCAAAACACTTTTTCTCTCCGGAAAAGGTGGTAGACATCCAGCGTATAATCGGAGCAGACATCATGATGGCTTTTGACGAATGCACACCCGGCGATGCCGATTACGACTATGCGAAAAAGTCGCTGGAGCTCACAGAGCGCTGGTTGAAAAGATGCATGAACAGGTTCAACGAAACCGAATGTCCATACGGCTATAGGCAAACGCTGTTTCCTATCGTGCAAGGATGTGTGTATCCCGACCTTCGTCGCCGCGCAGCAGAAAATGTTGCTTCGTTTGAAGCGGATGGAAATGCCATTGGCGGACTGGCCGTGGGCGAACCCACGGAAAAAATGTACGAAATGGTGGAACTGGTCAACGAGATCCTGCCCAAGGACAAACCACGCTATCTGATGGGAGTAGGTACTCCGGCCAATCTTCTGGAGGGTATAGAGCGAGGTGTAGACATGTTTGATTGTATCATGCCTACGCGAAACGGCCGAAACGGACAGATTTTCACCAAAAACGGCATTCTGAACATGCGGAACGAACGGTGGAAAAAGGATTTTTCTCCCATCGAAGAGGCAGGTGCTTCATACGTAGACACACTCTACAGCAAAGCTTACCTGCGGCACCTTATTAACACGAATGAAATTTTAGGGTTACAGATTGCATCGGTGCATAACCTTGCGTTTTACACCTGGCTCATGCAGGAAGCCCGTAAACATATTATTGAAGGCGATTTCCCTTCCTGGAAACGAACTATGGTGGAAAGGACCATGCAGCGTCTGTAG